From Toxorhynchites rutilus septentrionalis strain SRP chromosome 2, ASM2978413v1, whole genome shotgun sequence, a single genomic window includes:
- the LOC129771152 gene encoding proteasome subunit beta type-7 has protein sequence MTTDIARNLEAPGFSFENCRRNAQLVKQGFVPPKMIKTGTTIVGIIYKDGVILGADTRATEGPIVADKNCEKIHFLAKNMYCCGAGTAADTEMTTQMIASNLELHRLNTGRTVPVVAANTLLKQFLFRYQGYISAALVLGGVDNTGSYIYCIYPHGSTDKLPYATMGSGSLAAMSVFESRWKPDMEEEEGKKLVRDAIAAGVFNDLGSGSNIDLCVIRKDGAQYLRTFEEANKKGTRTLNYDYKAGTTAVLQSKSFKIDVTEECVRSLIPEAGVESMDTA, from the exons ATGACTACCGACATTGCTCGTAATTTGGAAGCACCCGGATTCAGCTTCGAAAATTGTCGCAG AAATGCTCAACTGGTGAAGCAGGGCTTCGTTCCACCGAAGATGATCAAAACTGGCACGACCATTGTTGGAATCATCTACAAGGATGGTGTGATTCTGGGGGCTGATACACGAGCCACCGAAGGACCCATAGTGGCGGATAAGAATTGCGAGAAAATCCACTTTTTGGCGAAGAATATGTACTGCTGCGGAGCGGGAACGGCTGCAGACACGGAGATGACCACTCAGATGATTGCTTCCAATCTGGAGTTGCATCGATTGAACACGGGAAGAACGGTTCCCGTCGTGGCCGCGAATACTctgttgaaacaatttttgttccGCTACCAGGGATATATTAGCGCAGCACTGGTGCTGGGCGGTGTGGACAACACTGGTTCTTATATCTACTGTATTTACCCGCACGGGTCGACGGATAAGTTGCCGTACGCCACGATGGGATCAGGAAGTCTTGCCGCAATGTCTGTGTTTGAATCGCGTTGGAAGCCGGACATGGAAGAGGAGGAGGGTAAAAAGTTGGTCCGAGATGCGATTGCCGCCGGTGTATTCAACGATTTGGGTTCTGGTTCGAATATTGATCTCTGTGTGATCCGTAAGGATGGTGCGCAGTATTTGAGAACGTTCGAGGAGGCGAATAAAAAGGGAACCCGTACCCTGAACTACGATTATAAAGCGGGAACGACCGCTGTGCTGCAGAGTAAATCTTTTAAAATCGATGTCACCGAGGAATGTGTGCGCTCCTTGATCCCTGAAGCTGGAGTCGAGAGTATGGATACAGCTTAA
- the LOC129771153 gene encoding 40S ribosomal protein S16, whose protein sequence is MPKARKEPVNAVQVFGRKKTATAVAYCKRGRGLLRVNGRPLDQIEPKVLQYKLQEPLLLLGKEKFAGVDIRIRVSGGGHVAQIYAIRQAISKALVSFYQKYVDEASRKELKDILTQYDRTLLVADPRRCEPKKFGGPGARARYQKSYR, encoded by the exons ATGCCAAAA GCACGCAAGGAACCCGTTAACGCCGTTCAAGTCTTCGGACGCAAG AAAACAGCAACTGCTGTTGCATACTGCAAGCGCGGCCGTGGTCTGCTGCGTGTGAATGGCCGCCCGCTGGATCAGATTGAACCCAAGGTCCTCCAATACAAGCTGCaggagccgctgctgctgctgggcaAGGAAAAATTCGCCGGTGTTGATATTCGCATTCGTGTGTCCGGTGGTGGACATGTTGCCCAGATCTACGCTATCCGACAGGCCATTTCCAAGGCGCTGGTTTCGTTCTACCAGAAGTATGTGGATGAAGCGTCCCGCAAGGAGCTGAAGGACATCCTGACCCAGTACGACCGAACGCTGCTGGTCGCCGATCCTCGTCGCTGCGAACCGAAGAAATTCGGTGGTCCAGGTGCCCGTGCTCGCTACCAGAAATCGTACCGTTAA